The Megasphaera stantonii genome includes a window with the following:
- the ychF gene encoding redox-regulated ATPase YchF: protein MSTNLEVGIVGLPNVGKSTLFNAITKAGAEAANYPFCTIEPNVGVVEVPDNRIQVLTDMYHPKKTIPAVMRFVDIAGLVAGASKGEGLGNKFLSHIRETDAIAEVVRCFEDSNITHVAGSVDPIRDIEIINTELCLADLETTQKRADRIAKVAQCGDKAAKAEYEVLKKVLAALEEGEPARKAGLTEDELPHVKDLNLLTLKPIIYIANVSEDEAGDPDSNPNVKRVEEYAAQEGAQVVAVSAKIESEIAELPDDEASVFLEELGLPESGLDKLIKASYSLLGLINFFTAGADEVRAWTIVKGTKAPKAAGKIHTDIERGFIRAEIVSYEDLIACGSEQAAKEKGLVRLEGKEYVMQDGDVTYFRFNV from the coding sequence TTGAGTACCAATCTGGAAGTCGGCATTGTCGGCTTGCCGAACGTCGGCAAGAGCACCCTGTTCAATGCCATTACCAAAGCCGGGGCAGAAGCGGCAAACTATCCTTTCTGCACGATTGAACCGAACGTCGGTGTCGTCGAAGTGCCGGACAACCGCATCCAGGTCCTGACGGACATGTATCATCCGAAAAAGACGATTCCCGCCGTCATGCGCTTCGTCGACATTGCCGGCCTCGTAGCCGGCGCGTCCAAGGGCGAAGGGCTGGGCAATAAATTCCTCAGCCACATCCGCGAAACCGACGCCATCGCCGAAGTCGTCCGCTGCTTTGAAGATTCCAATATTACCCATGTGGCCGGCTCCGTCGACCCAATCCGCGACATCGAAATCATCAACACCGAGCTGTGCCTGGCCGACTTGGAAACGACGCAGAAGCGGGCCGACCGCATCGCCAAGGTAGCCCAGTGCGGCGACAAGGCGGCGAAAGCGGAATACGAAGTCCTGAAAAAGGTCCTGGCGGCTCTCGAAGAAGGCGAACCGGCCCGTAAAGCCGGCCTGACGGAAGACGAGCTCCCTCATGTCAAGGACTTGAATCTCCTCACGCTGAAGCCGATCATTTACATCGCCAACGTCAGCGAAGACGAAGCAGGCGATCCCGACTCCAACCCGAACGTCAAGCGCGTCGAAGAATACGCCGCTCAGGAAGGCGCTCAGGTCGTCGCCGTATCGGCTAAAATCGAATCGGAAATCGCCGAGCTTCCCGATGACGAAGCCTCAGTCTTCTTAGAAGAGCTGGGCCTTCCCGAATCGGGTCTGGACAAGCTCATCAAAGCCAGCTACTCCCTTTTGGGCCTTATCAACTTCTTCACGGCCGGCGCCGACGAAGTACGGGCCTGGACCATCGTCAAGGGCACGAAGGCGCCGAAGGCGGCCGGCAAAATCCATACGGACATCGAACGGGGCTTTATCCGCGCCGAAATCGTATCGTATGAAGACCTCATCGCCTGCGGCAGCGAACAGGCCGCCAAGGAAAAAGGCCTCGTCCGCCTGGAAGGCAAGGAATACGTCATGCAGGACGGAGACGTTACATACTTCCGTTTCAACGTCTAA
- a CDS encoding helix-turn-helix domain-containing protein: MKYYSRLKPLRLEAKMSQADVAKVLNCSQVGYGMYELGKRKISVEKLMVLAKLYHVSLDYLVGFTDEREGRKSWHDEDEYM; the protein is encoded by the coding sequence ATGAAATATTATAGCCGTTTGAAGCCCCTTCGCCTGGAAGCGAAAATGTCCCAGGCCGATGTGGCGAAAGTGTTGAACTGTTCGCAAGTTGGATATGGAATGTACGAGCTGGGAAAACGAAAAATTTCCGTAGAAAAGCTCATGGTACTGGCTAAGCTGTACCATGTGTCGCTGGACTATCTCGTCGGCTTTACGGACGAACGGGAAGGCCGCAAGTCCTGGCACGACGAAGACGAATATATGTAA
- a CDS encoding FAD-binding oxidoreductase, which produces MMATFNPVTPELLEKLRNVVGDKYVKTDEDYLTAYQTDEEGNSIYFRKPEVVVFPGSTEEVAAIVKLANEYLVPLTPRSAGSGVACGAIPIYHGIVVELERMNKILKFDADNMYATCQTGVLTGDLQAEARKHNLLYAGDPSSAESCQIGGNVANNAGGNKAVKYGTTRHQIYSLKVVTPTGDIVTLGARLQKCSTGLCLEQLLAGSEGILGIITEVTVKLRPLPPYSFNMVCVFKSDEEAFALPNRILKAGIDPTSIEFMDNEALQLTCKFLDMKMPHVDDGCDYVIVTVESFNEDDSDRKMEQLCDLAEANGSIDEFEADARIWKLRKQFAEAARSVDKMFQTEDFVVPLDKIPDITKQLPELRRKYDLYCVTVAHIGDGNIHVLPLNNKGLSPEEWFNKIKAFHHDLFPRVYALGGKMSGEHGIGFKKLEEFEACTPEGELKMIRAIKKALDPNDIMNPGKLVNVG; this is translated from the coding sequence ATGATGGCAACGTTTAATCCGGTTACGCCGGAATTACTGGAAAAATTACGAAACGTCGTAGGGGATAAGTATGTCAAGACCGATGAAGATTATTTGACGGCCTATCAGACTGATGAAGAAGGAAATTCGATTTACTTCCGCAAGCCCGAAGTCGTCGTATTTCCCGGCAGTACGGAAGAAGTAGCGGCGATCGTCAAGCTGGCGAACGAGTATTTGGTTCCATTGACGCCCCGTTCGGCCGGCTCCGGCGTCGCCTGCGGCGCTATTCCCATCTATCACGGCATCGTCGTCGAATTGGAACGCATGAACAAGATTTTGAAATTTGACGCCGACAATATGTACGCTACCTGCCAGACCGGCGTATTGACCGGCGATTTGCAGGCTGAAGCGCGGAAACATAATTTGTTGTACGCAGGCGATCCGTCCAGCGCCGAAAGCTGCCAGATCGGCGGCAACGTCGCCAACAACGCCGGTGGCAATAAAGCCGTCAAATACGGCACGACGCGCCACCAGATTTACAGCTTGAAAGTCGTTACGCCGACCGGTGATATCGTCACGCTCGGCGCGCGGCTGCAAAAGTGCTCTACCGGCTTATGCCTGGAACAGCTGCTGGCAGGTTCGGAAGGTATTTTAGGCATCATCACAGAGGTTACGGTCAAACTTCGCCCGCTGCCGCCGTATAGCTTCAACATGGTCTGCGTGTTTAAATCTGATGAAGAAGCCTTCGCCCTGCCGAATAGGATTTTAAAAGCCGGCATCGACCCGACGAGCATCGAATTTATGGATAACGAAGCATTGCAGCTGACCTGCAAATTCCTGGACATGAAGATGCCCCACGTCGACGACGGCTGCGACTACGTCATCGTTACGGTCGAATCGTTTAACGAAGACGATTCGGACCGCAAGATGGAACAGCTCTGTGACTTGGCGGAAGCCAACGGCTCTATCGACGAATTTGAAGCCGACGCCCGTATCTGGAAGCTGCGCAAGCAATTTGCCGAAGCGGCCCGCAGCGTCGACAAGATGTTCCAGACAGAAGATTTCGTCGTGCCGCTGGACAAGATTCCCGATATTACGAAACAGCTGCCGGAACTGCGCCGGAAATACGATTTGTACTGCGTCACCGTAGCCCACATCGGCGACGGCAACATTCACGTCCTGCCTTTGAATAATAAAGGCTTATCGCCGGAAGAATGGTTTAATAAAATCAAAGCTTTTCATCACGATTTGTTCCCCCGCGTATATGCCTTAGGCGGCAAAATGTCGGGAGAACACGGCATCGGCTTTAAGAAATTGGAAGAATTTGAAGCCTGCACGCCTGAAGGAGAATTGAAGATGATCCGGGCTATCAAAAAGGCCTTGGATCCGAATGATATCATGAATCCGGGCAAGCTCGTCAACGTCGGCTGA
- a CDS encoding ABC-F family ATP-binding cassette domain-containing protein: MGSIKVQKLSKSFGVHTVFQDVSFEIRRGERIGLIGANGAGKSTLLKCLMGQEEYDSGVFVVSEGESVGYLQQDIAFEDDVTLRQTITEAWQDVLRLEEQLKDAEKDMQAHPDDESVMNKYARLQERFEWLGGYEYESMSRKIVHGLGFGEADLDRPVQQFSGGQKTRINLAKALVRRPDYLFLDEPTNHLDMDMLEWLEGYLLSYGGGILIVSHDRYFLDKVATGILELEHGKVTKYKGNYSRYIVQRTEQRKALERAYQKQQDHIRQTEEYIRKYKAGIKAKQARGRQSQLNRLERIELAPEAETLHFHFAPAEECGQKVLVLDDICGGFGDRQLFDHLSLLLRRGESASLIGPNGTGKTTLLRMIMGEIEADKGHITLGSRVHIGYFAQEHTDLHGAWTVLEEIMNDFSYGEDEARSVLGRFLFQGDDVFKVVDSLSGGEQARLALLKLFLQGANFLILDEPTNHLDIPTREVLEQALQEFGGTYLVVSHDRYFLDKITQRTLVLEDKKIKEFLGNYTYYREKVREAEERAAQELAEREAETAAAKPKPAAAAAKAEPPAKKGPARKEPSYGTALKLEKIEMKIAELEATLKMYEVQMNLPDVQTDADKMMELTRLYDETQAQLDAAYETWEQLSE; this comes from the coding sequence ATGGGAAGTATAAAAGTACAGAAATTATCGAAATCATTCGGCGTCCATACGGTGTTTCAGGACGTATCCTTTGAAATCCGCCGCGGCGAACGCATCGGCCTCATCGGAGCCAACGGCGCAGGCAAATCGACGCTCCTGAAATGCCTTATGGGTCAGGAAGAATATGACAGCGGCGTCTTCGTCGTGTCCGAAGGCGAATCGGTCGGCTACCTGCAGCAGGATATTGCCTTTGAAGACGACGTAACGCTGCGGCAGACCATCACCGAGGCCTGGCAGGACGTGCTGCGCCTGGAAGAACAGCTCAAGGATGCGGAGAAGGACATGCAGGCCCATCCCGACGATGAAAGCGTCATGAACAAATACGCCCGCCTGCAGGAACGGTTTGAATGGCTCGGCGGCTATGAATACGAATCCATGTCCCGGAAGATCGTCCACGGCCTGGGCTTCGGCGAAGCCGATTTGGACCGGCCGGTGCAGCAGTTTTCCGGCGGCCAGAAGACGCGCATCAACCTGGCCAAGGCCTTAGTACGCCGTCCCGATTACTTATTCCTCGACGAACCGACGAACCATCTGGACATGGACATGCTGGAATGGCTGGAAGGCTACTTGCTGTCCTATGGCGGCGGCATCCTCATCGTGTCCCACGACCGCTATTTCCTGGACAAGGTGGCGACGGGCATACTGGAGCTGGAACACGGCAAGGTGACCAAATACAAGGGCAATTATTCCCGGTACATCGTCCAGCGGACGGAGCAGCGCAAGGCTCTGGAAAGGGCCTACCAAAAACAGCAGGACCATATCCGCCAGACCGAAGAATATATCCGCAAGTATAAGGCCGGCATCAAGGCCAAGCAGGCCCGGGGCCGTCAGTCCCAGCTCAACCGGCTGGAGCGCATCGAACTGGCTCCTGAAGCGGAAACGCTGCATTTCCATTTTGCGCCGGCAGAAGAATGCGGCCAAAAGGTCCTCGTCCTCGACGATATCTGCGGCGGCTTCGGCGACCGGCAGTTATTTGACCACTTGTCCCTGCTGCTGCGCCGCGGCGAGTCGGCGTCCCTCATCGGGCCGAACGGCACGGGCAAGACGACGCTCCTGCGCATGATTATGGGCGAAATCGAAGCGGACAAGGGCCACATCACCCTGGGCAGCCGCGTGCATATCGGCTACTTCGCCCAGGAGCATACGGATTTGCACGGCGCCTGGACGGTGCTGGAAGAAATCATGAACGATTTCAGCTACGGCGAAGACGAAGCCCGTTCCGTGCTGGGCCGCTTCCTCTTTCAAGGCGACGACGTATTTAAGGTCGTCGACAGCCTGAGCGGCGGCGAACAGGCGCGGCTGGCCTTATTGAAGCTGTTTTTGCAGGGCGCCAACTTCCTCATCCTCGACGAACCGACGAACCATCTCGACATTCCGACGAGGGAAGTACTGGAACAGGCCCTGCAGGAATTCGGCGGCACGTACCTCGTCGTATCCCACGACCGCTATTTCCTAGACAAGATTACCCAGCGGACCCTCGTGCTGGAAGATAAGAAGATCAAGGAATTTTTAGGAAACTATACCTATTACCGGGAAAAGGTGCGGGAAGCGGAAGAACGGGCGGCTCAGGAATTAGCCGAACGGGAAGCGGAAACGGCTGCGGCAAAGCCTAAGCCGGCCGCTGCAGCGGCTAAGGCGGAACCGCCTGCCAAGAAAGGGCCTGCGCGCAAGGAACCGTCGTACGGAACGGCCTTGAAGCTGGAAAAAATAGAAATGAAAATCGCCGAGTTGGAAGCGACGCTCAAGATGTACGAAGTGCAGATGAACCTGCCTGACGTGCAGACCGACGCCGACAAGATGATGGAGCTGACCCGCCTTTACGACGAAACGCAGGCACAGCTGGACGCTGCGTACGAGACGTGGGAGCAGCTTTCTGAGTAG
- a CDS encoding C-GCAxxG-C-C family protein, with the protein MESIQDVVKKYQQGGNNCSETVLKACNEYYGLNLSDDVFRMVSVMGGGVGGSGCLCGALNGACHILGLLVGRNTPEEKTKAEIYAPVKEFYQLWMGKFHASCCRVLKSPANGGPVSCPELMVGTAELLAAFIEEKGLLKK; encoded by the coding sequence ATGGAATCGATTCAAGACGTAGTAAAAAAATACCAGCAAGGCGGTAATAACTGTTCCGAAACGGTATTAAAGGCCTGCAATGAATATTACGGCCTCAACCTGTCGGACGACGTGTTCCGCATGGTATCGGTCATGGGCGGCGGCGTCGGCGGCTCGGGCTGTCTCTGCGGCGCCCTGAACGGCGCCTGCCATATCCTGGGCCTTCTCGTAGGCCGCAATACGCCGGAAGAAAAGACCAAGGCGGAAATCTACGCTCCCGTAAAGGAATTTTATCAGCTGTGGATGGGTAAGTTCCACGCGTCGTGCTGCCGCGTCCTCAAGAGCCCGGCCAACGGCGGCCCCGTATCCTGTCCGGAGCTCATGGTCGGTACGGCGGAGCTCCTGGCGGCCTTTATAGAAGAAAAGGGATTGCTTAAAAAATAA
- a CDS encoding MetQ/NlpA family ABC transporter substrate-binding protein, with protein MKHFKKLTVLAAAALCALAVLAAGCGSDAPAGGKESTQNKVLTVGATPVPHAEILNEIKPLLAKDGIDLKIIEFTDYVKPNLALNDKELDANFFQHGPYMETFNKEHGTQLKAICKVHIEPMGIYSHKVAKLDELANGAKVAIPNDPTNGGRALLILQKAGLISLKDNGSITSTVQDIVKNDKNLQFVELEAAQIPRSIDDVDIAVINTNFAMEAGLNPLKDAIFLEDKDSPYANILAIHEGDENRPEIQALVKALQSPEVKKFIEDKYQGAILPSF; from the coding sequence ATGAAGCATTTCAAAAAACTTACCGTCCTGGCCGCTGCGGCTCTCTGTGCGCTGGCCGTATTGGCCGCCGGCTGCGGCAGCGACGCCCCGGCAGGCGGCAAAGAGTCGACGCAGAATAAGGTCCTGACCGTCGGCGCGACGCCCGTTCCCCACGCGGAAATCTTAAACGAAATCAAGCCCCTCTTAGCCAAGGACGGCATCGATTTGAAGATCATCGAATTTACAGATTACGTCAAGCCGAATCTGGCCCTGAACGACAAGGAGCTGGACGCCAACTTCTTCCAGCACGGCCCCTACATGGAAACGTTCAATAAAGAACACGGCACGCAGCTCAAGGCCATCTGCAAGGTCCACATCGAGCCGATGGGCATTTACTCCCATAAAGTCGCCAAACTGGACGAATTGGCAAACGGCGCGAAGGTCGCCATCCCCAACGACCCGACCAACGGCGGCCGTGCTTTGCTCATCCTGCAGAAGGCCGGCCTGATTTCCCTGAAGGATAACGGCAGCATCACCTCTACGGTACAGGACATCGTGAAAAACGACAAAAACCTCCAGTTCGTCGAATTGGAAGCCGCCCAGATTCCCCGCTCCATTGACGACGTAGACATCGCCGTCATCAACACGAACTTCGCCATGGAAGCCGGCCTCAATCCGCTGAAGGACGCGATTTTCCTCGAAGATAAAGACTCGCCGTACGCTAACATCTTAGCCATCCACGAAGGCGACGAAAACCGCCCGGAAATCCAGGCTCTCGTCAAAGCCCTCCAGTCTCCGGAAGTGAAGAAATTCATCGAAGACAAATACCAGGGAGCCATTCTGCCCAGCTTCTAA
- the metF gene encoding methylenetetrahydrofolate reductase [NAD(P)H], whose translation MRTNELFAKKTVFSFEVFPPKPDTPIETIYAALDELSQLYPDFISVTCGASGSGSGGNRTVEVASAIKHTYGCETAAHMPCIYLTEDDALRTLDALKKAGIENILALRGDETPGRERAHVFEHASDLVAFIKQNAPEFNVIGACYPEGHAEAQTMAADIRNLKTKVDAGASELISQLFFDNATFYRFLERCEIAGISVPIEAGIMPVTNKKQIERMVSLCGATLPVKFQRAIAKYGDNAEAMRDIGIAYAIDQIADLLANGVDGIHVYTMNNPYIAKKITEAVKNLL comes from the coding sequence ATGCGCACAAATGAATTATTTGCCAAAAAAACAGTCTTTTCCTTTGAAGTCTTCCCGCCCAAGCCGGATACGCCCATCGAGACGATTTACGCCGCTTTAGACGAGCTGAGCCAGCTTTATCCCGATTTCATCAGTGTCACCTGCGGCGCCAGCGGAAGCGGCAGCGGCGGCAACCGCACCGTCGAAGTGGCCTCGGCTATCAAGCACACCTACGGCTGTGAAACGGCGGCTCATATGCCCTGCATTTACCTGACTGAAGACGACGCCCTGCGCACGTTGGACGCGCTGAAAAAGGCGGGCATCGAAAATATCCTGGCCCTGCGGGGCGACGAAACGCCGGGCCGCGAACGGGCCCATGTCTTCGAACATGCCAGCGACCTCGTAGCCTTCATCAAGCAGAACGCCCCGGAATTCAACGTCATCGGCGCCTGCTATCCCGAAGGCCATGCGGAAGCCCAGACCATGGCCGCCGACATCCGCAACTTAAAGACGAAGGTCGACGCCGGCGCCAGCGAGCTCATTTCCCAGCTCTTCTTCGACAACGCCACCTTCTACCGCTTCCTCGAACGGTGCGAAATCGCCGGCATCAGCGTCCCCATCGAAGCGGGCATCATGCCTGTCACCAATAAGAAGCAAATCGAACGGATGGTGTCCCTGTGCGGCGCGACCTTGCCGGTCAAGTTCCAGCGGGCCATCGCAAAATACGGCGACAATGCCGAAGCCATGCGGGATATCGGCATCGCCTACGCCATCGACCAGATCGCCGACCTTTTGGCTAACGGTGTCGACGGCATCCACGTCTACACGATGAACAACCCCTATATCGCCAAGAAGATTACAGAAGCCGTAAAAAATCTATTATAA